The following are from one region of the Halarcobacter sp. genome:
- the miaA gene encoding tRNA (adenosine(37)-N6)-dimethylallyltransferase MiaA produces MKEIAIIGSTASGKTALSIDIAQKTNSIILSLDSLSVYKEIDIASAKPTKEERGDIKHFGIDEVYPNENFDVIQFIQTYKDAKEYAKNNNNNLIIVGGTGFYLKALIEGLSTGIEKEFPLESSEQETYEMLYNLDKEYMEKISSNDSYRIRKAFSIYKQSGMAPSKYFELNPKEPVAKDLKIFEIVWDREKLRERIALRTNQMIKDGVIDEVIYLEGKYTREPNCMSSIGIIETLDYLDGKLNKKELEEKISLNTAKLAKRQNTFNKGQFKEKTSNFIENLNSEILKFF; encoded by the coding sequence ATGAAAGAAATTGCAATTATTGGCTCAACTGCCTCAGGAAAAACTGCACTATCAATAGATATTGCTCAAAAAACAAATTCTATTATTCTCTCTTTAGACTCTTTATCAGTTTACAAAGAGATAGATATAGCCTCAGCAAAGCCTACAAAAGAGGAAAGAGGTGATATAAAACATTTTGGTATAGATGAAGTGTATCCAAATGAAAACTTTGATGTAATCCAGTTTATCCAAACATACAAAGATGCAAAAGAGTATGCAAAAAACAATAACAATAATCTTATTATTGTAGGAGGAACAGGGTTCTATCTAAAAGCTTTAATAGAAGGTTTATCAACAGGTATTGAAAAAGAGTTTCCACTTGAGAGTTCTGAGCAAGAAACTTATGAGATGTTATACAACTTAGATAAAGAGTATATGGAAAAAATCTCTTCAAATGATTCTTATCGTATTAGAAAAGCTTTTTCTATCTATAAACAAAGTGGAATGGCTCCATCAAAATACTTTGAACTAAACCCAAAAGAGCCTGTTGCAAAAGATTTAAAGATATTTGAAATAGTTTGGGATAGGGAAAAACTTCGTGAAAGAATAGCTTTAAGAACTAATCAGATGATAAAAGACGGTGTTATCGATGAAGTAATCTATTTAGAAGGTAAATACACAAGAGAGCCAAATTGTATGAGTTCCATTGGTATTATTGAAACCCTTGATTATTTAGATGGAAAACTAAACAAAAAAGAGTTAGAAGAAAAAATCAGTCTAAATACAGCAAAACTAGCAAAAAGACAAAAC
- the mqnP gene encoding menaquinone biosynthesis prenyltransferase MqnP encodes MENIKRILNNFNELVMFKHSIFALPFIFIAMIVSSVEVNGSAWFGFKLLILGVLAAVSARNFAMGFNRYMDRDIDALNPRTINRPNVDGRVTPTQMLVFVILNALAFIVVAYFVNDLAFYLSIPILFVIGSYSYFKRFSYLAHIILGISLGLAPIAGVVAISETITLWSVLLSIGVMFWVAGFDLLYSLQDIEVDKKLGLHSIPSKFGAKKTMLISKMFHLCTVLFWFLFVITSTSGIFAYLAVIVAAVMLTYEHILVNRDFTKIDKAFFTVNGYLGIVFFFLILIDSF; translated from the coding sequence ATGGAAAATATAAAACGAATTTTAAACAATTTTAATGAACTAGTTATGTTCAAACACTCAATTTTTGCTTTACCTTTTATCTTTATTGCTATGATTGTTTCATCAGTTGAAGTAAATGGTAGTGCGTGGTTTGGCTTTAAATTACTTATTTTAGGTGTATTAGCCGCTGTTAGTGCAAGAAATTTTGCAATGGGTTTCAATAGATATATGGATAGAGATATTGATGCTTTAAATCCAAGAACAATAAATAGACCAAATGTAGATGGAAGAGTAACTCCTACTCAAATGCTAGTTTTTGTTATTTTGAATGCTTTAGCTTTTATAGTGGTGGCATATTTTGTAAATGACTTGGCATTTTATCTTTCAATACCTATTTTATTTGTTATAGGTTCATATTCTTATTTTAAAAGATTCTCTTATCTAGCTCACATAATACTTGGTATCTCTTTAGGTTTAGCTCCAATTGCAGGAGTTGTAGCAATTAGTGAAACTATAACTTTATGGTCAGTTTTATTAAGTATCGGTGTTATGTTTTGGGTTGCAGGCTTTGACTTATTGTATTCTTTACAAGATATTGAAGTTGATAAAAAGTTAGGATTACACTCAATACCTAGTAAATTTGGTGCAAAAAAGACAATGCTTATCTCAAAAATGTTTCACTTATGTACTGTTTTGTTTTGGTTTTTATTTGTTATTACTTCAACTAGTGGAATCTTTGCTTATTTAGCTGTAATAGTTGCAGCAGTTATGCTTACATATGAACATATTTTAGTAAATAGAGACTTCACAAAAATCGATAAAGCTTTTTTTACAGTTAACGGATATCTGGGGATTGTATTTTTCTTCTTGATACTTATTGACTCATTTTGA
- a CDS encoding diguanylate cyclase domain-containing protein, with the protein MSNKLKEVTYLTKKDLKKLDIVLPGKYTNTFENIAKVLEVDLEDKQIVIKDLSSDIDHLNNIVDQTSKNLNQIQKSTEDAQQAIKDKNEKTLEEISKELKKMKEEIAFLQKQLFSDPLTGALNRKWLNETYLKDDCFQNDGFIAFLDLNDFKKINDTYGHLVGDQVLKYLVKFLKKELTFPGVDIVRYAGDEFLLLFNRSKVTIPNINRVVNELQIKLAKQNLKSSKIDSLHFSFAYGLTTFKHGDTFDEILEIVDELMYKNKQEAK; encoded by the coding sequence ATGAGCAATAAACTAAAAGAAGTAACATATCTAACAAAAAAAGATTTAAAAAAACTAGATATCGTTTTACCTGGCAAGTATACAAACACTTTTGAAAATATTGCAAAGGTTTTAGAAGTTGATTTAGAGGACAAACAGATTGTAATAAAAGACTTAAGTAGCGATATTGACCACTTAAATAATATTGTTGACCAAACAAGTAAAAATTTAAATCAAATACAAAAATCTACTGAAGATGCCCAACAAGCAATAAAAGATAAAAATGAAAAGACTCTAGAAGAGATAAGTAAAGAGTTAAAAAAGATGAAAGAAGAGATTGCTTTTTTACAAAAACAACTTTTCTCAGATCCTTTAACTGGAGCACTAAACAGAAAATGGTTAAATGAAACATACCTAAAAGATGATTGTTTTCAAAATGATGGATTTATTGCTTTTTTAGATTTAAATGATTTCAAAAAAATAAATGACACTTATGGTCATCTTGTAGGTGACCAAGTTTTAAAATATCTAGTTAAGTTTTTAAAAAAAGAGTTAACTTTCCCTGGTGTCGATATAGTAAGATATGCAGGAGATGAATTCTTACTTTTATTTAATAGAAGTAAAGTAACCATTCCTAATATAAATAGAGTGGTAAATGAACTACAAATAAAACTAGCAAAACAAAATCTAAAATCCTCAAAAATAGATAGCTTGCACTTCTCTTTTGCCTATGGTTTGACAACTTTCAAACATGGTGATACTTTTGATGAAATACTAGAGATAGTAGATGAATTGATGTATAAAAATAAACAAGAAGCAAAATAA